Proteins encoded in a region of the Flavobacterium sp. PMTSA4 genome:
- a CDS encoding DUF4160 domain-containing protein: METNNNFSSFERILSEIMNYYFSRDSIESYIPGYETRERVGTVNGMQVIIYSNDHNPPHFHVKTNDNRVNAKFKIENGEFISGEISTKDLKRIDLFYNDFKTKMVMERIWAKKNN, translated from the coding sequence TTGGAAACAAATAACAATTTCTCATCATTTGAAAGAATTTTATCTGAAATAATGAATTATTATTTTAGCAGAGATTCTATAGAAAGCTACATTCCTGGCTACGAAACAAGAGAGCGAGTTGGAACAGTAAATGGAATGCAAGTTATAATCTACTCTAACGACCATAATCCTCCACATTTTCATGTAAAAACAAATGACAACCGTGTTAATGCAAAATTTAAAATAGAAAATGGAGAATTTATTAGTGGAGAAATAAGCACTAAAGATTTAAAACGCATCGACCTGTTTTATAATGACTTCAAAACAAAAATGGTTATGGAGAGAATTTGGGCAAAAAAGAATAATTAA